In Nitrospira defluvii, the genomic stretch CGTGGCCGGCTTGCCGCCCACCGCCGTGGTGATAATGGCCTGTACATCCGACACGTTGATGCCGTAACGGGCGATCTTCTGGCGGTCGATGTCGATGGTGAGGTAGGGCTGGCCGGCGACCTGCTCGACTTTGACGTCCTTCACCCCTTCGATGGTCCGCATGAGGTCCGCAATGCCTTCCGCATGCTGATACAGCAGATCCAGATCATCACCGAACAGTTTGATCGCGCATTCGGTCCTGATACCGGAAATCAATTCATCGACGCGTTCCTGAATCGGCTGGCTCATCAACACCGAGATTCCGGGAATGTCCGCCAGGCGCCGCCGGATCGCTTCGACCAGACCGGCCTGTGTCTGCGCGGTGGTCCAGGTGTCACGAGGACGCAACGTCACGATCGGATCACTTTCATTCGGTTCCTCCGGGCCTACGGCGATATCCGGTCTCCCGATCTTGCTGACCGACATACGCACTTCCGGCAATTCCAGCATGACCTTCTGTGTTTGCATCTCGATGGCGATCGACTCCTCCAGCGAGACACTCGGCAACCGCACAATCTGCGGGGTCAACGCCCCCTCCTCCAGGATCGGAATAAATTCCCGCCCCACAAACGGCAGGAGCATCAGACTTGCCAGCACCAGGGCGGTCGACCCCAACAGGACCGGTGCGCGGTGGTCCAGCGTCCAGTGCAGCACCGGCTGATACCGGTCCTTCATCCACAGGGTCAACCGCGTCTCTTCCGGGTGATCGCCACGCAAAACAAGGGAGGCCAGCACTGGCGATAACGTCAACGTCACGATCACCGAGGCCAACAGCGAAATCACCAACGTATAGGCCAGAGGGGCAAACATCTTCCCTTCCATGCCGTGCAGGGTCATCAACGGAAGAAACACGACGCTGATGATCAAGATGCCGAAGAGAATCGGCCGCCCCACCTCGTTGGTCGCCCGGAAAATGACCTCCAACCGGGCGCGCTGCTGCAGCCGATTTTCAGACAGGTGACGATAGATATTCTCGACCACCACCAGCGAGCCGTCGGCAATTTCGCCGATGCCGATCGCCAAGCCACCCAACGTCATGAGGTTGGCGGACAGCCCCGCCCGCTGCATGATGAGGAACGTGATCAACGGCGTGACGAACAACGATACCGTCACCACGACCGCGCTCCGGAGATGCCCGAGGAACAGAAAAAATACCAGAGTGACCAGAACGATGCCTTCGATCAAGGCATCGCGCACGGTATGAATCGCCGCACGGACGAGTTCGATCCGATCGTAGAAGGGGACGATCCTGAGGCCGTCCGGCAACAGCCCATCCCGGTGCACAGCCTCGACCCGCTGCTTCACCGCCTGCACCACTTCCCGCGCGTTTCCACCTCGCAACATCAGCACCGTGCCGGCCACCACCTCGCGCTCTCCGTTCAAGACGGCGGCCCCATGTCGCACGGCATGACCGATCTGGACCTCAGCCACATCGCGCACAAACACCGGCACGCCATCGGCTTCCTTGACGACGATGCGCTCGATATCCGGCAGACTCTTGATCAGTCCCAACCCGCGAACAATGGCTCGTTCAGCATGCCGTTCCAGGACATTGCCCCCGGCATTGGCATTGTTTTTTTCGACGGCCTCGAAGATGTCCCGCAGAGTCAGCCCGTACTTCCTCAACTTGTCGGGCTCGACCAGCACCTGAAATTGCTTCACAAACCCGCCCAGCCCGTTCACGTCGATCACACCCGGCACAGTCTTCAGTAACGGGCGCAATACCCAATCCTGCACCGTTCGCTGGTTGGTCAAGGTCATCACCCGCGAGGCGGAATCGGCCCCCTCCGGTTCAGCACCGTCGAGATAATATTGATAAATCTCCCCGAGCCCGGTCGTCACCGGCGCCAGCACCGGCTCGAGTCCTGCGGGAAGCCGCTCCCGGACGGCCATGATCCGTTCCAACACCAGCTGGCGAGCGAAGTACACATCCACGTCGTCCGCGAACACCACCGTCAGCTGGGACAGTGCGAACTTGGAGATCGAGCGGATTTCTTTCAAACCGGGCAACCCGCTCATCTGCAATTCGATCGGGTAGGTAATGAACCGTTCCACTTCGACCGGAGACAAGCCTGGAGCTTCCGTTAACACCTGCACCTGCACATTGGTCACGTCGGGATAGGCATCGATCGGAATCGACTGAAAGGCGAACAGACCGGCCACTGCGCACAAGCAGGCCAGGCCGAGGATCAGAATCCGTTGGCGCAGGGAGAATTCCAGCAATGACGCGATCATTGAGTGGGCTCGATCTTGTGGATGTCGAGTTCGGACTTGATCGCGAAGGCCCCCTTGACGACCACGTCCTCCCCGTCGCGCAGGCCTTCCAGGACGATCACCTTCCCATCCTGCTCCTCGCCCAGACGCACCCGCCTGAGCTCAAAGCGCTGTCCTGGCTGCCGCACGAACAACACCTTGCCCCCTCCCTCCTGTTGCACAGCGGCCAGGGGCACGGCCAACACGTCCGGTTGCGGCGAGGCATCGACCCGCACCATGGCAAACATCTCCGGTTTCAACACCCGCTCCGGGTTGGGGACGGTGACACGAATCCGCATGGTCCTGGTCGCCTGATCCAGCACGTCGCTGATGTAGGTCATGCGCCCGGAAAACAACCCGTGGGGATAGGCCGCCACCACGACATGCACCGTCTCATTCGGATGAATGAAGCGCACGTCTTTCTCCGGGACGCTGGCTACCACCCAGACGTCGGAGAGGTCGGCGATGGTAAAGCAGTGCCGCGAGGTTTCTACCACTTCACCCCGCGTGATGTTACGCAGAATCACGCGCCCCGCGAAGGGCGCCCGGATCGCAACGTCGGACCGAATCGTCCGGTCCCGTTCGAGCCGCTGAATTTCCTGGTCCGGCACGCCCAGCAGCTTCAATCGATGCAAGGCCTCGCGCGCGTCCGCCTGCGCGGTCTTCATCTCCGCCTCCCGGCGTTGCAGCTCGGCCAGACTGATCGCTCGATGCTCATGGAGATTGGCCGCCCGCTCATAGGCCAACTGCGCTTCGTGCTGGCGCGCTGCGGTCTTGAGATAAAGTCCCTCCGCCATGCCCAGGTCCGCACTGTCGAGCAGGGCCAGCCGTTCGCCCTTTTTGACATCTTTCCCCACATCGACCAACACCTCGACCACCCGCCCCCGGATCAACGTCGTGACTTCCGCCAGTTCGTTTTCGTTGGCATGGATGGTCGCCGGAAATTCACGGTGAAGGGTAAACGGTTCCTTCTTCACCGTCACGACCTCGATGCCAGCCCGGACGACTTCCGCCTCCGTCAGATGCACCACTCCATTGGCCGCCCGATCCGCCGGCTTGTCAGGCGGCGGAGGCGCCACCGGATCACGGTCGCAACCGGCCCCTGCCGTCAGGAGAGCGGCGAGCAGCAGGCACGACCCGACCAGTCGGCACAGGACACCACCTCGCCGGTGCTGCGGCAAACATGCGCGCCCTGAGTTCGTCATTCGAGAGGCCATGCGTCGATGATCTGCTTGACGTACCCCTGCTGCTCTGATAACCAGCAGGGAACATGCCGCGGGGGGAATCGAGATTTCGACAGGAACGACAAGGCCATCGCAGCGTTTTGCTACGCTACTGAAGAGAGAAACGGGGTGAAATGCCACAGCCGAGGATTCCCCCACCGAGGATACGGCGCGGGATTGTCCGCCCTTCACCCACATGATTCATGAGCGCTTCTGCTGCACGCGCCGAGCCGCTGCTGCGACGAGCCTTCGGCCAGCGGGCTCGCCCCTCGGACCCTCAACGTACTGCACGAGTACGCTTCGAGCCCTCCCGGCTCCTCGCGCCGGTCTCGCGACGCGGCCCGACGCTTTCGCGACGAATCGTCATGAATCATGCGGGTTAGCGGACCACCAGCACCGAGCAGTGGCTGTGTTGAACCACCTTGGTTGAAACACTCCCGAGCAGAAACCGAGCCACGGCGCCCATACCTTTGGCGCCGGTCACAATCAAGTCGACCTTCTTTTTTGACGCCACTTTCAAGATCTCATCCGCCGGTTTGCCGAGTTGCACCACCTCATCCACCACATACCCGGCCTTGATCAGCTTGTTCGCACATTGTTCGACCAGACGAGCCCCTGCTTCCTTGACCTCGGGATATTTCAAGAACGGCATGGCATGCATCACCACCACATCGATCGGTTCCAACCCTTCCCGAGCCTCAGGCTGTATCTTGGTCAGGAGAAACCGCAGGGCCTTCTCCGAGGCCTTCGATCCGTCCGCGGCGAACAGAATCCGGGTCAACGGGCGCGGTTCTTCCTTCACGATCAGCACCGAGCAGGGTGCATGCAACGTCACCTGCGTCGAGACGCTCCCGAGCATCAGACGGTCGAGCGCGTCCAACCCGCGACTCCCGATTGCCAACAGTCCGTCGCGTTTCGGGGCCGCTTCAAGAATGGTGGGACCTGCCGCACCGCGTTCCGAGACCAGCTTGCCCTTCAGCTTGAGGGCGGCCATTTGCGCTTTGGCCTCGGCCATGGTCGTCTTCGCTCGTGCTTCAATCCGCTTGATTTCCTCTTGAATGAACGGTTCATTCCCGATCACCACCGGTTGAAACATGAAGGGCGCGCGCAACGCCTCCACGTCAGTCACATGCAGGAGAGTCACCTCCGGTTTGTCCGCCAGGGGCATCCGTGCCACCCATTCCGTCGCCCACTTGCCGTACTTCGATCCATCGGTTGCAATCAACACTTTCATAGGTCGCCTCTTCTGATTCGGTCTGCCGTCTCTTTATTATTTGTTGAGCAAGCGATGTGCCAGCCTGACGCATCTTCGCCGCAACGGATCGTCGGGTCAATAGGTTCTTTTGACGAGAAGAAGGAGGAACGCAGAAGGGAAGAGAAGGGCAAGTCGCCCGAGAGGGGCTGATGTCGACCGAATGGGACGAGGATTCAGCGGAGGCGCCCGTACACAGCGGTCGAGCGTGGGGCAGCACAGCCGAGCGACTCAGGTTTCCAGGCAAATCGTCGGGCGCTGTTTCGACCAGCCCTTCGCCAGGCCACCTGCCAAAGCAGAGACCAGACCGATCGGAGAAATGCCCAACTGAAAGGGCTCGGAGCCTCCGTCTTTCTCCCGACCCGGCACCAGGAATTCCACATTCCGGCCCTGATCCTCCGGCCGGCCACGACATCATAGCTTCGACGTTGAGTGTTCACGCAGGACCTCCCATCGCTACACCGGAGCCACTCGGCTCATCGCCCGCCTCGCACCAGAGACAGACGCGCACGATGAACGGTACCATGTGGTTGCCGCTCCGCCAAAAGAGATTTACATTTGGTGCGCCGTACAGAGGGAGTCGGCAACGAAATCGGGCCGATTAACAAAGCCGGAGGATCATGACGGAGCAGGGCGCGCAGAGGCGAGTCGACCTTGTCGAATGGCACAGCGCTGAAGCAGACATCCGCGCAATCCGTGAAACGGTGTTCATCCACGAACAGGGCGTGCCGGTAGAACTGGAGTGGGACGGGCTCGACTCATCCTGCGCCCACGTGCTGGCGTGGAACGACCATGGAGAAGCGATCGGCACGGCGCGCATGCAACCGAGCGGCACGATCGGCCGCATGGCGGTCCTCAAGGACTGGCGCGGGCGAGGGGTCGGACGGGCGCTGCTTCAGACGCTGCTGGATCTGGCGGTGAGGCAAGGACTCCCACGTGTGGCCCTGTCTGCTCAGACCCACGCGCTTGGATTTTATGAACGAGCCGGATTCCGCGTCACCGGCGAGCCGTTTATGGACGCCGGCATTCCGCACCGGAAGATGGAGAAGGAGCTCATGGTGCCGTCGTAAGCAAGCCGACGGAAATTCTGGTCCTTCTGAGGGCGCGCGTTCCGCGAGCAGAAGAATCACCAGGCCTCCGACTCTCCTGTTGAACTCGTGACACCCCGCTGCCCTTTGTGTTTTTCATTGGCGGAGGTGGGCGACTGAGCGAGACTGATGCCCTATGGGAACAACATCTCCCGCGACATCCCGATCAGCATCTGAACTCACGGCTTCGTCAGCCGATTTGCAGCCGGCATCTCTCCGTTATTCTCTCGTGCAGCGCTGCCGCTCGCTTTATCATGGCCTGTGGTTACGCCTCTCCGAGCGGGTGCGCTGGTCGAGACGGCCCTATCATGAAACGCCGGTCGGCCACTTCTCTGATCTCGCTCCGTGGCAAACCACTCGAATCGAGGCATTGCGGGCGCGGTATGACGCGGGCTTCGAATCCCGCTATGGCCATCATACCGCGCTGGCCAACTATGCCTATCTCGATGTGCTGGACCAGGCCTGGAACGCCACAGCTCGCCCGATACCCGAAGGTGGCCGTGTGACGGATGTGGGCTGCGCAAATTTCTGGTACGCGCTCACGCTCCACAAGTTTTTTCGCCCGGCCATATTGACGGGTGTGGATGTGGAAGGATTTCGGCTCTACCCCACCGGTTACAGTCGTTATGACGCCGCAGCCGGATACATCACCGACCTTCCGCAGACCTCATTTGTCGTCGCGGACTACAGCATGCTGGAGGAACAGGCCGATGTGATTACGGCATGGTTTCCGTTTGTCACACCAGCGCCGGTCCTGGCCTGGAGACTGCCGTTGACACTCTTTTCGCCGGAACGATTCTTTCTCCGCATTGCGCGCAATCTTGCAGGGAGCGGCACTTTTTTCATGGTCAATCAAGGCCTGGAGGAGGCTGACCTTGCGGCCGATTATTGCCGTCGCGCGGGACTCCGCTCGCAAGGTCAGTGGGTTCATCCGCAGCCATTGCGACCGCGGCCCCATCCCCCGGTCGCCTCCTGGTGGAGGATCTAGCCGGTTGTGAGACGATCCTGCCCCTTCGCATATTTCTACTGCTGCTCATTTGCGACGTGACATCTGTCGGCCAGGCTCGGATCGCCGATCGACCTTCACGATGTTCACAATCTGCTCGTCCAGATCGACCTCAATGCGTACCAGTTCTCCCTTCGTCAACGATGCGCGCGTCATCCCCACCGACTCAGCGACTCGTAAGATGCGCAATTGACCATCTTGGGTCTTGAAGGTGAGCAGCTGGTTACGCACGTCCAGCTGCTCAACCGAGCTGAGCGGAAACACCACGGCAGTCTGCTGCGCACAAACCGGGCCGACTGCCACGAGACACCAGGCACACAGAAGAGCCGCCGGAATACCTCTGTTCATCGTGACCTCCTTTCGAACAGTCCTGCGCGGCCGGAGAACCAGTCACGCCGCGCTCAGCACCACTCTACGGCCGGAGCCTTCGTCAGTCTGTCGCCGTTGGTGCCATTCTCCAGCGGGCGTCTCCGCCGCAACCTGAGGCCGGCCCTGTTACGAAGAAGTCTTGGAGCAATGACAGGCGTGGAAACTCGTCGCGGAAGTCGGTCGTGACGGCTGACGGTGTCTGGCGTGCAACTAAATCGAACACGCTACCGGGAGAAGACGAGGAGACTGTTGGCAGGCAGCACGAGGGCGGCGGAATAGTCGAAACCATGCATGGGGTTCGCTGTGGCCGTGACACGCCCACTGTTCCCCTCGATACCGGCATTGACCCAGTTCTCATAGGCATCGCTGTTGAATGTTTCACGCCAGTCGCCCGCACCGGGAAAGCCGACCCGATAGCCGACACGAGTAAAATTGGCAAGGTGCAGGACCACCAGCACGTCAAGGCCTTCCCCAACGACCCAGCGGTGAAACGCGAGGACACGGTTCTGATCGTGCACATGCACCACACGAAACCCTTCCCCTCGCAAGCCTGGAGACCGTCGCCGAACCGCCAACAGTTCTCTCGTGAACCGCAGATGATCCAGCATTTGCCTGTCCCCCTGATCCAGGCCGGCCCAATGGAGCAGCAGGTTGCCGTGCGCCACGAAATCATCGGACCACTGCTTGTCCTCCAGAAATTCCTGCCCCATGAACAACATCGGGATGCCCGGCGCGGTCAGACTCAGGCCGGTGGCCACACGCGCGCGGCTGCGAGCGAACCAGGACCGCGGATGGTCCGGATCGCCGAGCCGGGCGATGCGTAACTCCCTCCCCTTGTAGACCAGATCGTGGTTCTCCGGCCCCTGCACAAACCGCCACTGCCGAGGGAACCCCTCCGGCCAGAGGCTGCGCGCCAACCCGGTCATGTCGAGCGGCCGTTCATCCGGCGCGCTGGCATTCGCAATGACATCGCGAATGGCGATCCGCAATCCATCTGTCAGCGTGGTGTCAAACCCGGCGCCGACCGGAGGCGGAGTGACGATGAAGGGGTTCACATCCCAATACTCGGCATGGTGCAACGTCTCCGGCCGCTGCGCATGCACCGTATCGGTAAGGTCCTGGCAAAATCGCCAGCCGTCCGGTGCGCCGTCATGATCGATCACGCTGACCTGATCGTACCGGAATCCGTCGACTCGATATTCACTCAAGAAAAACTTGGCATTCTGAATCAGAAAATCCCGCACCTCCGGCTTGGCAAAATCGAAGACCAGCCCACCCGCGTGGCCCCGGTCGGTGAAGTACAACGAATTCCGCTGCCCGCCGGAACCGGATTGCCGGTCGAAAAAATACAGGCTCTGGTCACCGAAATCCCCGCCTGCATGGTTGTAGACCACATCGAGCAAGACGGCCAGGCCATAACAATGCGCCAGATCGACCAGAGCCTTGAGCTGATTCATTTCCCCGCGGACATCCGCCGCCTGGTACCGACGCAGACCCTTCGCATCCAGGAGCTTGTTCACCTCCGCCACATAGGCAGGCAGGTCGGCATCGGCTACGGCGAAATCCATTTCTGGCGAAAAATAATCTGTCCCGTTGTACCCGAGGCTGAAGCTGGTCTGGAATTCCTGAATGGGCATCAATTGCAGGGCTGTGACGCCGAGTTCGGCAAGATAGGGCAACTTGCGCGCCACGTCGAGAAACGTGCCGCCCTTCCGTGGCAGGTTGGGCGTAAAAAAGGTGCCGACATGGAGTTGGTAGATCACGAATTCGTGAAACGGCGGCGGAACATACCCACAGTCGTGCCAAGGAAAGTCCGTGCGGCGAATGATGCATTCAGCAGGAAAGGGTGATTCCAGTTCGCGGGCGTACGGGTCGCGCTTGAGCCCTTCGCTTCCTTCCCCGATGACATAGAACATGTACCGCTGGCGGTCCTTCACGCCGGGAAGAAAACCCCGCCAATGCCCAAGCTGATCCCGCGTGAGCAACGCCGCGTCATTCCGCACGCGATGATTGAAGTCGCCGACGACATAGACGGCCTTCGCCTGCGGAGCCCACACGCGAAAGGTCGCGCCGCCGGCCACGAGGTTGGCACCCATCGGTGTGTCGGTATGGATGTGTGCGAGTGAGGCGGGCATAGGCACCTTCGAAGCAGCAGTCACAGTGACAGGCGCATCCTATCGAATGCCGCTGCACCGAACAAGAGAGACGCGACAGAACCTACCCCTCACCTTGGGCGAGCGGCACGAATCAGCGCCACGATCCGATCCGCGGCGACGTCAGACGAGGTGACCGTCGTATCGATAGCCAACGCCGGCGAGGCGGGTGGTTCATACGTCTCCTGCAGCCCGGGGACGGTGGACGACCCGCCTTCCAACCCTCGCCTGTACGTCCCCTTCTTGTCGCGCTGCATGCAGACTTCCAGCGGACACTCGATGGAAACTTCCAACAAGCCGGGAATCAACGTGCGTGCAAATTCCCGATAGGCCCGACGGCTCGCGGTGGCATCGAAGATCACATTGACCCCATGGGCCAGAAGTCTGGCCCCCATAAACCCCAAGGCCCGATAAAACAGATCCCGCTCCTCGCGCGAGTAGCTGGCCTCCGGCGTCAACACCCGACGGAGGGCATCGGACTCCAGCACCTCCACGGTCATGCCCAGGGCCGAAAGTTTGGGGAGCAGCCGCTCGACGATCGAGCTTTTCCCCGAGGCCGGGAGCCCTGTAAGCCAGATGGCGAAGGGGGCGCGGGTCATCACAGCACTCATTCGCAATAACGATTGATATCCGCCGGGTCGAAGCGCGATGTCGCCAACACATTCTCGATGAACCGGAAAATCTTCCGCCGCACGGTCACGGTGAGTTTCGGGTACCAGAGTGGGCTGGCCAACACCAGCCCTCGAAACGCGAAGAATGGGGCCGTCGTCTCCAGGACGCCCTGGTCGCGACTCTCCATAAGATAACGATCCCAGAAGGAACGGAAGACGACTTCCAGCGCTCCCTTCAGCGAGCCATGCCGGCAAAGCGAAAAAAACAGATAATTGATCGACATCGACGTGACGTCGTCGGCCGGTTCGCCCCATTCCCCGCGCGAACGGTCCAGCACTGAAAAGTCGGCGCCACGGCGAAACAACACATTCCAAGGATGAAAATCGCCGTGCACCTGTGACAGCCTGGCATGCTTGCCACGCAGCCGCCACCGCCAGACATTGCAGGCCACTTCTATCCGCTGCAGCAACTCCTCTGTGATAAACGCAAACCGATCCGGGTAACTGTCCGTCAGCCCCATGATGCATTCGCCGTGGCCCAGCAACTCCCGCAGTCGCCGCCGGTACAACTGCGGGTCCTTGTGTTTCTTGCGGTGAATCGTCGCCAAGTACCCGGCCAGGGCCTCCGTCCGTTTCCGGTCGAGGGCGGTGGGCCTCTTCGCTCCCGCAAGCCGTTCCAGATCCTTGTGATAGGTCTCACCATCCGACCATTGGGTCAGCAAGAAAAACTCTTTGGCCTTGGCCACGGACATCAACTCGCCGTCTTCCGTAAACGCGCCCACATCCAAGGCGGCGATGTGCCTGGGGAGGCGACCGTAGCAGTCATAGTCCCACAGCATGGCCTGCGCCCGGTCGGCCGGATGCTCATGACCGAACGGACCGGGACTCATCGTGCCCAGCACCACCCGGCGGGTCTGGTCCCCCTGGCAGAACGTCAACCGGACCGGCGCGCCATAGCCATACTGCTTATGGCGCGCCCCACTCGTTTCTTTTCCGATCGGTCCATAGGCAAGCAATTCGGCACTCGGACCGAACCGAGTTTTGAGATAGGCCTCCAGGGCAGACTTTCTTAACACCGGCATGCCCTGGCTCCACGCAAAACATGTTCCAGAAAACGCCCGCTTAGACGAGTGATTTCCCCATGCACTGGCGCATTGAGCTTCAGCCAGGCCATAGCCACTGAGGAATTTTGCGCCAGTCTCGGCCCCTGTTGAGTCCGGCCGAGTTCCAGATGCTCGGCAAATGCCTCACTTTCAGCCGATTCATCGGCATGCGCCTACCGGCAGCCTGCCATGGGGAAGGCATGTGCTTTGCTGAGACAGGGCGTGGAGAGTACCCTGATCTGAGACGAGAGGAGGAACGCATGAACCTAGAAGTCGAGGCCCGCAACATCGCCATGACCCCGCGGTGGAAAACCGAAATCGAAGAGCGAATGGCCGCCCTGCAACGTGGCCATGACGATATCATCCACGGGCGCGTCACGCTGACGAAAAACCGCCATCACAAGAAGCTGGACAATGTCGCCGAGGCGCTCGTGCTCGTCACGGTGCCGACCCGGCAGACCCTCACCTCCCGCAAGGAAGACAAGACCTTCGAAGAGGCGATCCGGGCCGCCTTCGATGCGGTAGCCATCGAGCTGCGGAAATATCGTGAAAAACGCGCTGACAAAGTTGCGCGGATCGAACCGCTGCCGCAACTCCGTGGCGTGGTGAGCAAAGTCTTCCCGAACCAGGGGTACGGCTTCATCCTGAAAGACGGAGGCGGGGAAGTCTATTTCCACAAGAATGCGCTGAAAGGCCTCTCCTTCGACGAGGTGCAAGATGGCCTGGAAGTGCTCTTCGAGAGCGAACCCGGTGAGAAGGGCCTGCATGCCACCATCGTACAAGCGCCTCACCTCCTGAAACCGTAGGAGCGGGAACCGATGTTGGACAAACACAAGCTTCCCGCGAGTCTGCTGGCCCCGAATGTCGATCCCAGTCGCTTGGGATTCGAGGATACGAGTGAGATCGAACCGCTGGAGGACACCATCGGACAGGAGCGGGCTGTCGAGGCCTTGGAGTTCGGCCTGCAGATGACTAGTTCCGGGTTCAACATTTTTGTCTCCGGACCGGTGGGAACCGGTAAGGGCACACTGGTGAGGCAGATGGTGAAACGTCTGGCCCAGACCGCGCCGCCGCCGTCCGACTGGTGTTATGTCCACAACTTTCACGATGCCTCACGCCCCACCTGCCTGTCGTTTCCCGCGGGACAGGGGGCCGCGTTCAAACGCGAGATGGGCGCGTTCATCGATGGGCTCCGCCGCGATATTCCCGCCGCCTTTGAAGGGAAGAAATACCTCGACGCGAAAGCCAAAATCATCGAGGACACGGAAGGAAAAAAAAAGGCCCTCTTTCACGAACTCACGACCCTCTGCCATCAACGTGGGTTCGGATTCGAAGAGACGCCGGTGGGCTTCGGGCTCGTCCCGCTCAAAGACGACCGCCCGATGAACGAGAAGGAAATGGA encodes the following:
- a CDS encoding efflux RND transporter permease subunit, which encodes MIASLLEFSLRQRILILGLACLCAVAGLFAFQSIPIDAYPDVTNVQVQVLTEAPGLSPVEVERFITYPIELQMSGLPGLKEIRSISKFALSQLTVVFADDVDVYFARQLVLERIMAVRERLPAGLEPVLAPVTTGLGEIYQYYLDGAEPEGADSASRVMTLTNQRTVQDWVLRPLLKTVPGVIDVNGLGGFVKQFQVLVEPDKLRKYGLTLRDIFEAVEKNNANAGGNVLERHAERAIVRGLGLIKSLPDIERIVVKEADGVPVFVRDVAEVQIGHAVRHGAAVLNGEREVVAGTVLMLRGGNAREVVQAVKQRVEAVHRDGLLPDGLRIVPFYDRIELVRAAIHTVRDALIEGIVLVTLVFFLFLGHLRSAVVVTVSLFVTPLITFLIMQRAGLSANLMTLGGLAIGIGEIADGSLVVVENIYRHLSENRLQQRARLEVIFRATNEVGRPILFGILIISVVFLPLMTLHGMEGKMFAPLAYTLVISLLASVIVTLTLSPVLASLVLRGDHPEETRLTLWMKDRYQPVLHWTLDHRAPVLLGSTALVLASLMLLPFVGREFIPILEEGALTPQIVRLPSVSLEESIAIEMQTQKVMLELPEVRMSVSKIGRPDIAVGPEEPNESDPIVTLRPRDTWTTAQTQAGLVEAIRRRLADIPGISVLMSQPIQERVDELISGIRTECAIKLFGDDLDLLYQHAEGIADLMRTIEGVKDVKVEQVAGQPYLTIDIDRQKIARYGINVSDVQAIITTAVGGKPATHVYEGERRFQLILRFPESYRNSVGAIGNIRVRSASGAPIPLSELAAIDMREGPARISREQAKRRIYIGFNVVGRDIGSVVDEGRKKLAEGIRLPQGYTVTWGGAFENMERANARLMLVVPITLGLVFFLLFWAFHSLRYAALIILNLPFALIGGVVSLWVSGQYLSVPASIGFIELFGLAVGNGIVLVSYINQLRNEGQPTEAAIMTGCVLRLRPVVMTMMTTLLGLLPLVLAQGIGAEVQRPLATVVVGGLFTSTALTLLVLPALYRTFAERESAKEHAPEWV
- a CDS encoding efflux RND transporter periplasmic adaptor subunit: MTNSGRACLPQHRRGGVLCRLVGSCLLLAALLTAGAGCDRDPVAPPPPDKPADRAANGVVHLTEAEVVRAGIEVVTVKKEPFTLHREFPATIHANENELAEVTTLIRGRVVEVLVDVGKDVKKGERLALLDSADLGMAEGLYLKTAARQHEAQLAYERAANLHEHRAISLAELQRREAEMKTAQADAREALHRLKLLGVPDQEIQRLERDRTIRSDVAIRAPFAGRVILRNITRGEVVETSRHCFTIADLSDVWVVASVPEKDVRFIHPNETVHVVVAAYPHGLFSGRMTYISDVLDQATRTMRIRVTVPNPERVLKPEMFAMVRVDASPQPDVLAVPLAAVQQEGGGKVLFVRQPGQRFELRRVRLGEEQDGKVIVLEGLRDGEDVVVKGAFAIKSELDIHKIEPTQ
- a CDS encoding universal stress protein; its protein translation is MKVLIATDGSKYGKWATEWVARMPLADKPEVTLLHVTDVEALRAPFMFQPVVIGNEPFIQEEIKRIEARAKTTMAEAKAQMAALKLKGKLVSERGAAGPTILEAAPKRDGLLAIGSRGLDALDRLMLGSVSTQVTLHAPCSVLIVKEEPRPLTRILFAADGSKASEKALRFLLTKIQPEAREGLEPIDVVVMHAMPFLKYPEVKEAGARLVEQCANKLIKAGYVVDEVVQLGKPADEILKVASKKKVDLIVTGAKGMGAVARFLLGSVSTKVVQHSHCSVLVVR
- a CDS encoding GNAT family N-acetyltransferase, which codes for MTEQGAQRRVDLVEWHSAEADIRAIRETVFIHEQGVPVELEWDGLDSSCAHVLAWNDHGEAIGTARMQPSGTIGRMAVLKDWRGRGVGRALLQTLLDLAVRQGLPRVALSAQTHALGFYERAGFRVTGEPFMDAGIPHRKMEKELMVPS
- a CDS encoding alpha amylase C-terminal domain-containing protein, which produces MPASLAHIHTDTPMGANLVAGGATFRVWAPQAKAVYVVGDFNHRVRNDAALLTRDQLGHWRGFLPGVKDRQRYMFYVIGEGSEGLKRDPYARELESPFPAECIIRRTDFPWHDCGYVPPPFHEFVIYQLHVGTFFTPNLPRKGGTFLDVARKLPYLAELGVTALQLMPIQEFQTSFSLGYNGTDYFSPEMDFAVADADLPAYVAEVNKLLDAKGLRRYQAADVRGEMNQLKALVDLAHCYGLAVLLDVVYNHAGGDFGDQSLYFFDRQSGSGGQRNSLYFTDRGHAGGLVFDFAKPEVRDFLIQNAKFFLSEYRVDGFRYDQVSVIDHDGAPDGWRFCQDLTDTVHAQRPETLHHAEYWDVNPFIVTPPPVGAGFDTTLTDGLRIAIRDVIANASAPDERPLDMTGLARSLWPEGFPRQWRFVQGPENHDLVYKGRELRIARLGDPDHPRSWFARSRARVATGLSLTAPGIPMLFMGQEFLEDKQWSDDFVAHGNLLLHWAGLDQGDRQMLDHLRFTRELLAVRRRSPGLRGEGFRVVHVHDQNRVLAFHRWVVGEGLDVLVVLHLANFTRVGYRVGFPGAGDWRETFNSDAYENWVNAGIEGNSGRVTATANPMHGFDYSAALVLPANSLLVFSR
- a CDS encoding adenylyl-sulfate kinase; the protein is MTRAPFAIWLTGLPASGKSSIVERLLPKLSALGMTVEVLESDALRRVLTPEASYSREERDLFYRALGFMGARLLAHGVNVIFDATASRRAYREFARTLIPGLLEVSIECPLEVCMQRDKKGTYRRGLEGGSSTVPGLQETYEPPASPALAIDTTVTSSDVAADRIVALIRAARPR
- a CDS encoding phosphotransferase; the protein is MPVLRKSALEAYLKTRFGPSAELLAYGPIGKETSGARHKQYGYGAPVRLTFCQGDQTRRVVLGTMSPGPFGHEHPADRAQAMLWDYDCYGRLPRHIAALDVGAFTEDGELMSVAKAKEFFLLTQWSDGETYHKDLERLAGAKRPTALDRKRTEALAGYLATIHRKKHKDPQLYRRRLRELLGHGECIMGLTDSYPDRFAFITEELLQRIEVACNVWRWRLRGKHARLSQVHGDFHPWNVLFRRGADFSVLDRSRGEWGEPADDVTSMSINYLFFSLCRHGSLKGALEVVFRSFWDRYLMESRDQGVLETTAPFFAFRGLVLASPLWYPKLTVTVRRKIFRFIENVLATSRFDPADINRYCE